The Castanea sativa cultivar Marrone di Chiusa Pesio chromosome 11, ASM4071231v1 genome contains a region encoding:
- the LOC142615660 gene encoding uncharacterized protein LOC142615660 isoform X3 yields the protein MFFMLPLLCSKLAERTSDFWSALPLVQALLPALRPIVSNPDVVDDTFSQWKQPTVQQALSQIVSMSASSLYRPLLHACAGYLSSFSPSHAKAACVLIDLCASVLAPWMAQAIAKVDLAVELVEDLLGTIQGSRHSLTRARAALKYIVLALSGHMDDVLRKYKEVKHRILFLVEMLEPFLDPAIATSKSAIAFGDLSSSFPEKQETTCVTALNVIRTAVRKQAVLPSLESEWRHGSVAPSVLLSILEPHMQLPPEIDLCKYPISKPLDPESSNVSPLSSVPWQVGASSKSNTQDDYDGKTDFSDTAVKIDISEDANLFFAPPELRSIAMTNISSGPDENSPVSIHGDLSSEPKQLTEKSVTHQFHIDLVLDAGFTAEYYNMQADYFQLINYRDCELRASEFQRLALDLHSQSEITVEGHDAAIDALLLAAECYVNPFFMLSFKASPKFMDQMNINRTRIAQHHEISEVRSSEKSKRDLETIAHLEKRRDKIVLQLLLEAAELDKKYQNKISFGGQCPYYSEGFEEQVIKLSPLDMQSADAVTLVRQNQALLCNFLIERLRREQHSMHEILMQSLVFLLYSATKLYCAPEHVIDIVLGSAEHLNRTLTSLYYQHKEGNLHLEPEKIHGIQRRWMLLQRLVIASSGDDDGKDFEININSGIRYGNLVPPSAWMQKISTFSRSAFPLVRFLGWMAVSRNAKKYMKDRLFLASDMSQLTYLLSVFTDDLAIVDNVVNRKHEDVRIEESGGKNMPSVKRGFAKEQDGDQSFRVIYPDLSKFFPKMKKQFEAFGEIILEAVGLQLRSLSSSMVPDVLCWFAELCSWPFSHWDQIASENSSDNWKGYVAKNAKAVILYVLEAFVLEHMEAMVPEMPRVVQVLASLCGAAYCDVSFLDSVLHLLKPLISYSLKKISDEERLLVDDSCLNFESLCFDELFNNIRQKNENQNSSAEKVYSRALTIFILASVFCDLSIQRKREMFQSLIFWAEFTAYEPTTSFHDYLSAFQSVMESCKALLVQNLRAFGAIPLQFPPFNDVGSGALSGNSLESQSWFLNDVCDSTCPNKVSQKLENNNSDASIVNEKVYQLSAEEIAEFSRDLEALIVKLDPTVELCWTLHYQLAKKLSIALAQCLMYSRCLSSIARDVHNAEEDDSENPSSCKSVDQFPVHWRIGLEGLAEIMMMLQENRCWEVASLMLDCLLGVPHCFPLDSVIGLICSAIKNISCSAPKISWRLQTDKWLLILLGRGIHTLHESAAHLVDLFCAMLGHSEPEQRFIALRHMGKLVGQDVNGWTAIQPSTLCNNLVSPGLLISVPESILSHLVSSTWDSVAVLASSDTSLSLRTCAMALLVDYIPFAERHQLQSFLAAADSIYGLGKLAHPACEGPLLQLSLALIAGACLYSPAEDISLIPPDVWRNIETLGLSKTDSGLGDLEKKACQVLCRLRNEGDEAKEGLKEVLSSNPTRQSDPDFKSTRESILQVLANLTSVQSYFDIFSKKIDQEVMELEEAEMELDILQKDHLLQEDSKDRHQIPSLASPTKDDTRLRQIKDCIHSLEKTKLREGVVARRQKKLIMRSARQKYLEEAALREAELLQDLDRERAAEAEKEIERQRLLELERAKTKELRHNLDMEKERQTQRELQRELELAESGLRTSRRDFSSSSHSSRPRERYRERENGRSGNEGSTRSGSLQPETSATSTSMGSMPTVVLSGSRQFSGQLPTILQSRDRLDECASSYEENLDGSRDSGDTGSVGDPDLVSAFDVQSGGFGSAQRHGSRGSKSRQVVERRERDSRREGKWERKHS from the exons atgttctttatgctt CCTCTCCTTTGCAGCAAACTGGCAGAGAGAACTTCTGACTTCTGGTCTGCATTACCACTTGTACAAGCATTGCTACCAG CACTTCGTCCTATTGTGAGCAATCCTGACGTTGTTGATGATACTTTTTCTCAATGGAAGCAACCTACTGTGCAACAAGCACTATCTCAG ATTGTGTCAATGTCGGCATCATCTTTATACCGCCCACTTCTTCATGCCTGTGCTGGCTATTTGTCATCGTTTTCACCATCACAT GCAAAGGCTGCATGTGTTCTGATTGATCTGTGTGCTAGTGTGCTTGCACCTTGGATGGCTCAGGCGATTGCAAAG GTTGATCTGGCTGTGGAGCTTGTAGAGGATCTTTTGGGTACAATCCAG GGTTCCCGACATTCCCTTACTCGTGCTCGGGCTGCCTTAAAGTACATTGTTCTGGCTCTCTCCGGTCACATGGATGATGTACTACGGAAGTATAAG GAAGTCAAGCACAGGATTCTTTTTCTTGTGGAGATGCTGGAGCCTTTTCTTGATCCTGCTATAGCCACGTCAAAAAGTGCAATAGCTTTTGGAGATCTATCTTCCTCTTTTCCTGAAAAGCAGGAAACCACTTGTGTGACTGCCCTCAATGTCATCCGTACAGCAGTAAGAAAGCAGGCCGTTCTTCCTTCTTTGGAATCTGAATGGAGGCATGGCTCAGTTGCTCCTAG TGTACTTCTATCAATATTGGAACCTCACATGCAGTTACCTCCTGAAATTGATCTTTGCAAGTATCCTATATCTAAACCACTTGATCCTGAATCTTCAAATGTATCCCCTCTTTCTTCTGTCCCTTGGCAAGTAGGAGcttcttcaaaatcaaataccCAAGATGACTATGATGGAAAGACAGATTTTTCTGATACAGCTGTGAAGATTGACATTTCTGAAGATGCCAATCTATTTTTTGCCCCTCCAGAACTTCGGAGCATAGCAATGACAAATATTTCTAGTGGTCCAGATGAGAATAGCCCTGTTTCTATCCATGGGGATCTCAGCTCAGAACCAAAACAGTTGACCGAGAAAAGTGTTACTCACCAGTTTCATATTGACTTAGTGTTAGATGCAGGTTTCACTGCTGAATACTATAATATGCAAGCAGATTATTTTCAGCTAATTAACTATCGAGATTGTGAGCTGAGAGCTTCTGAGTTTCAGCGTTTGGCTTTAGATTTACACTCTCAAAGTGAGATTACAGTTGAGGGTCATGATGCTGCTATAGATGCTCTGCTCTTAGCAGCAGAGTGTTATGTAAATCCCTTTTTTATGTTGTCTTTTAAAGCCAGTCCAAAATTTATGGACCAGATGAACATTAACAGGACTAGAATTGCCCAACATCATGAAATTTCAGAAGTGAGGAGTTCTGAAAAGAGTAAAAGAGATCTAGAAACAATTGCTCATCTTGAAAAGAGAAGAGACAAAATTGTTCTTCAACTACTGCTTGAGGCTGCTGAATTAGACAAGAAGTATCAGAACAAAATTTCATTTGGGGGACAGTGTCCTTACTACTCTGAAGGATTTGAAGAGCAAGTTATCAAGTTGTCTCCTCTTGATATGCAATCTGCAGATGCTGTCACCTTGGTTAGGCAAAATCAAGCtctgttgtgcaattttctgATTGAACGGTTGCGGAGAGAGCAACACTCAATGCATGAAATTCTTATGCAAagtcttgtttttttgttgtattcaGCCACTAAGCTATACTGTGCGCCTGAACATGTGATTGATATTGTATTAGGATCTGCTGAGCACTTAAATAGGACACTGACATCTCTTTACTATCAGCATAAAGAAGGCAATTTACACTTGGAGCCTGAGAAAATACATGGGATACAACGAAGGTGGATGCTGCTTCAAAGGTTGGTAATTGCTTCAAGTGGTGATGATGATGGAAAAGACTTTGAAATCAATATCAACAGTGGTATTCGTTATGGAAATTTAGTTCCACCTTCAGCCTGGATGCAGAAAATATCCACATTTTCACGCTCTGCATTCCCATTGGTTAGGTTTCTTGGTTGGATGGCAGTATCTCGTAATGCAAAAAAGTATATGAAGGACCGTCTTTTCCTTGCTTCCGATATGTCACAGCTGACATATTTACTGTCAGTATTTACAGATGATCTAGCCATAGTAGATAATGTTGTTAATCGAAAGCATGAAGATGTGAGGATTGAAGAGTCAGGGGGCAAAAATATGCCTTCAGTTAAAAGAGGATTTGCTAAGGAACAGGATGGGGATCAATCTTTCCGTGTGATCTATCCTGATCTCAGTAAGTTCTTTCCTAAGATGAAAAAACAATTTGAAGCGTTTGGGGAGATCATTTTGGAGGCAGTAGGCTTGCAGCTGAGATCTCTTTCTTCGAGTATGGTGCCTGATGTCTTGTGTTGGTTTGCTGAGTTGTGTTCCTGGCCATTTTCTCATTGGGACCAAATTGCTTCTGAAAATAGTTCTGATAATTGGAAAGGTTATGTTGCAAAGAATGCAAAAGCTGTCATTCTTTATGTACTCGAAGCCTTTGTACTTGAGCACATGGAAGCAATGGTGCCTGAGATGCCTAGAGTAGTGCAGGTGCTAGCATCACTTTGTGGAGCTGCATACTGTGATGTGTCATTTCTTGACTCTGTACTGCATTTGTTGAAGCCACTCATttcatattctttaaaaaaaatatctgatGAGGAAAGATTGTTGGTTGATGATTCATGTCTTAATTTTGAGTCGTTATGCTTTGATGAGCTTTTTAACAATATTAGACAAAAGAATGAGAATCAAAATAGTTCTGCAGAGAAAGTTTACAGCCGAGCATTAACTATCTTTATTTTGGCTTCTGTCTTTTGTGATTTGTCCATTCAACGTAAAAGGGAAATGTTTCAATCCCTAATATTTTGGGCTGAGTTTACTGCTTATGAACCAACAACTTCTTTTCATGACTATCTATCTGCATTCCAGAGTGTAATGGAAAGTTGCAAAGCTCTGTTAGTTCAAAATTTAAGAGCCTTTGGTGCTATCCCACTTCAGTTTCCCCCCTTCAATGATGTGGGCAGTGGTGCACTCTCTGGTAATAGCTTGGAATCACAATCATGGTTTCTCAATGATGTCTGCGATAGCACATGTCCAAATAAGGTTTCTCAGAAGTTAGAAAACAATAATTCTGACGCTTCTATTGTCAATGAAAAGGTCTATCAGTTATCAGCTGAGGAAATAGCAGAATTTTCTAGAGACTTAGAGGCTCTCATTGTGAAGCTTGACCCTACTGTTGAGCTCTGTTGGACTCTTCATTATCAACTTGCTAAGAAGCTATCTATTGCATTGGCACAGTGTTTAATGTACTCAAGATGCTTATCTTCAATTGCACGTGATGTCCATAATGCTGAAGAGGATGACAGTGAAAATCCTTCATCATGTAAGTCAGTTGACCAGTTTCCAGTTCATTGGAGGATTGGTCTTGAAGGACTAGCTGAAATCATGATGATGCTCCAAGAAAACCGTTGCTGGGAAGTTGCATCTTTGATGCTTGATTGTCTGCTTGGAGTTCCACACTGTTTTCCCCTGGATAGTGTGATTGGTTTGATTTGTTCTGCAATCAAAAACATTTCTTGCAGTGCACCAAAAATTTCATGGCGCTTACAGACTGATAAATGGTTGTTAATTTTACTTGGAAGAGGTATTCATACCCTTCATGAAAGTGCGGCTCATTTGGTTGATTTGTTCTGTGCAATGCTAGGTCATTCTGAACCTGAGCAACGGTTTATAGCACTTCGCCACATGGGAAAACTTGTTGGCCAAGATGTGAATGGATGGACAGCTATACAACCTTCTACACTTTGCAATAATTTAGTTTCACCTGGCTTACTTATTTCTGTTCCTGAGTCTATTCTATCTCATCTGGTTTCTAGTACATGGGATTCGGTGGCTGTTCTGGCATCATCTGACACATCGTTATCTTTAAGGACTTGTGCAATGGCACTTCTCGTAGATTATATCCCATTTGCAGAGCGTCACCAGTTACAATCATTTCTTGCAGCAGCTGATAGTATTTATGGTTTGGGGAAGCTTGCACATCCAGCGTGTGAGGGCCCATTACTGCAACTATCATTAGCACTAATTGCTGGTGCTTGCCTGTACTCTCCAGCTGAAGATATTTCTTTGATTCCTCCAGACGTTTGGAGAAATATTGAGACCTTAGGCTTGTCGAAAACTG ACAGTGGGCTGGGGGATCTAGAGAAGAAGGCTTGCCAAGTCTTGTGTAGATTGAGAAATGAAGGGGATGAAGCTAAAGAG GGCTTAAAAGAAGTGCTCTCTTCAAATCCTACGAGACAATCCGACCCAGATTTTAAGAGTACCCGTGAATCAATTCTTCAG GTTCTTGCAAATCTAACTTCTGTTCAGTCATACTTTGatatcttctccaaaaaaattgaCCAAGAGGTTATG GAACTAGAGGAGGCTGAAATGGAATTGGACATCCTTCAAAAAGATCATTTACTGCAAGAAGATTCCAAAGATAGGCATCAGATTCCTTCTCTAGCCT CTCCTACAAAAGATGATACCCGCCTTCGTCAAATCAAGGACTGCATTCATTCCCT agagaaaactaaaCTCCGAGAGGGTGTAGTAGCCCGCAGGCAAAAGAAACTTATTATGAGAAGTGCCCGTCAGAAATACTTGGAAGAGGCAGCTTTACGCGAAGCAGAACTTCTTCAAGACCTTGATAG GGAGAGGGCAGCTGAAGCGGAGAAGGAGATTGAAAGACAGCGGTTGCTAGAACTTGAGCGTGCTAAAACTAAGGAACTGCGCCACAATCTTGATATGGAGAAGGAGAGGCAAACACAG AGAGAACTTCAGCGTGAACTTGAGCTGGCTGAATCAGGACTCCGAACGTCTCGACGAGACTTTTCTTCCTCCAGTCATAGTAG TCGACCTCGGGAAAGGTATCGTGAAAGGGAAAATGGAAGATCAGGTAATGAAGGGAGCACAAGAAGTGGAAGCCTGCAGCCTGAAACTTCTGCCACTAGTACATCCATGGGAAGCATGCCAACTGTTGTTTTATCTGGATCCCGGCAATTTTCTGGCCAACTTCCTACTATTTTGCAGTCACGAGACCGCCTTGATGAGTGTGCCAGCAGTTATGAAGAAAATCTGGATGGAAGCAGGGACTCAGGTGACACAGGTAGTGTTGGTGATCCAGACTTGGTGTCAGCATTTGACGTACAGTCTGGTGGATTTGGGTCTGCTCAAAGGCATGGATCCAGAGGGAGCAAGTCTAGGCAGGTAGTAGAGAGGAGAGAAAGGGATAGTAGACGCGAAGGGAAGTGGGAAAGAAAACATTCATAA